CTTTTACTGTCAACACAAACACATCATTGTGAGGACTTGGAAGTTCTTTGCGCTAAGGAAAAAGCTGAAATGGTCTTTAGAGATAGTCTAAGTGTCTCTCCTGTGTTCTCTCTTCCAGTCAACAGCCTGCAGAGCCCTTACAAAAAACTCAATGAGGCCTTATCGTCTGTGGAGGCGTTTGAAAAACACTATCTGGTAAGTGCCATGATGATTAAGTGGATAATGGTGTAGCCAGTTACAGTGGTCCTTGTTAAGAGCCTTGATTATGCTTCATCATGTTATGTGTGTGCGTGGGACACTTCCTAGACAGAGTGCCTCTGTTTATAGTTTTGGTATCTAGTTCATTGGGCCCCGTTGCAAACCAGGCCCGCTCTCTTTAGGCACTGGGGCAGAAAGCCATCACAGAGCTAAACATTCTTATTTAGTGAATGCCATCTTTGTCCTCTGAtgatccttctctccctccctctctctctctctctctccccctctatcctgctctcttaccctctctccctccctccttcttttcAGGAGCTGTCTCATGCTGCTATGGAGATGTACAGAACCATCGGCAGGATGCGCTCATCCCGGCTCATTGGAAAGAGTCTAGCTGAGTTTTACATGTAagcctttctctctttctatctttttCTGTGTTCTCTCTGCCCTATCACTCTCTATCTCTGAATTGTGTTTCCAGTGAGGGAATCATTTCGATTAAATGTAGTATACGTATTGTAAGTTTTCAAACGATGAAGGTTGCTGGGAAAAATGATTAGCCCCGGTCAGCTAAATGTGCTAATGTCTACTGAATGAAAGACTATAGGGTTGCTCTAATTGATTGATGCTAAACGAATAAAAACGGTGTTAactgtgtgtggtttgtgtgtgcgTAGGAAGAAAGGTGTCCCGGAGAGAGCAGAGGGCTTCCTTGATGACTCTCTGAGGTCCTACGTGGCAGAGGGGTGGAGCCTGCAGGTGACTCATACCAGGAAGCAGATGGCCGAGTGTCAGAAGCTCTTGCAGCAGACCGAAGAGTATCCTTCTAAAATGCTACGTTTAAAAAAAACTGGGAACTCAAGGGGGGTAACAAGCTCCGACTGGGGGAAAATCGCTTTGAATGGtgatccaactcggaattccaactcggaAACTCGAGCCTCTTTCAGGCCtcctttctagagctctgactttatGACTTGAAGATCACTGACCTCATGATTTGACAAAGAGTTTACACATTGACCACCTCACtacagggtcgtattcattataGCACACTGTTGCAAAACAAAACAAGTGTTTGccattggacaagttcaggtagtccctgcCTGTTTCCTTCTGTTTTCTTTCTGTTCTGTGCCTAGTGTATATGACCCAATGTCAATCAGTCTCAGTGGGCGTATTGGACATTGCAACCAATTTTAAAGGCTAATCGAGACTGACTAcgaatcaccttgcatcataaataactactcaatgTTATTTGTAGGTCAGTCAGCCACAATTTACCCATAATACATCACGGTTTAGATGCTCTTAACACGGACAATGTCTTCATTGGTGTACATTCTATATGACCCAGGGTCATGTTCAATAGGGCCAACCGTAGCAACGTTTTTTCAATGGAAAACAAAAACGTGGGACTCCTATTGGAAAGATAGTACCTCCCTGGTTCATAGCGTTTCAGAGTATTATTTCTTTCCCCCATTTTGTGTCTGCTGAACACAACCCAGCCTTCTGTGCTATCACTTGTTTGAGAGGTCATCCGTTAAATGAGTGGGTGCACTAAAGATTTCCATCATGGGTCGCTAGATGAATAATGACCACAAAGGAAGGTTGGCTACTATTTTACCCCTATCCAATCCGCATGCTCGGTAGggaatcctttctgaaggctctCTCTCCTTTCACTCTCCCATTGCATTGAAATAGTCAAGATACAGACACCTGGCTATCTTCTAGTTCAACTTTCCTTGACTCACTGTGCCAGCTACCTGCAGACCAGTGCTTTGCTGGCGGGCGAcgccaacctgacagaggaggagaggaggcactTCTGCCAGGAGATCCTTACCTTTGCCAGCCAGCCCCCGGCACCCTcaggtgagcacacacacacacacacaccacgtacACTCGAGACATGGCAGGAACAGCCAGTTGTTTGTTCTCATTGATGCAGGAAGAAAGTTGAAAGCTTCTAATTGCACAATGAAAAATTCAAGGATCCTTGTCTGGTTGTCTCAACTTCTGAGAGACTTGCCAACTAAACTGGTCAAACATGTAAATAGTGGCTAGTTTTTCTCCCAAGACTGATCAACATTAGCCTGgtccccagatctgtttgtgcttttgaTTGCTCCATTGTCATTGTCAAGcctgacaattccataaggagaaagactggcacccaggctagacCAACATAACTCTGACTTCACAATGTGTCCATGTAATGCCATGCCCTCTGTCActtccctctctcatccccctcttcctcctctcgtctctccaGACCAGACTGTGGCTCTGAGCATGGCGGCATTCGCCCAGCTGCGCCAGATGCAGTTCAGCCCGCCTGGCGCCGTGGTGCACGTGGGTGCCGCCCTGCAGCTGGAGCTGCGCGTGCGCTGCCTGATGCCTGTGGCCGTGCAGGTGGAGCAGCTGGCTGCCACTCTCCACTTCAGCCTGGAGCAGGGCGGGGCGAGGGGCCGGGCGGGCAGCacccagaggaggacaggccAGGGACCACAAGGCCAGGGGGACGGAGTGGTCCTGTTCCCCCATGGAAGCCCCCTAGCTGGGGCCGGGTTGGGCGCTCCGCTACCCCCCGCACTGGAGCTTTACGAAATGCAGGACCGCAGCCCGTCGGACAGCTCGCTCAACTCCACGGGGGTGGTGTGTAAGAACATGCACCTGCTGCTGCGGCGCCATGACAGCTCAGCCTCCCTGGACACGCCCACCGCCGGGGCCCTCCCGGCAGCGGTTGCCGTGGACGACGGGGCCCAGATGCTGAGGGCACGCGACATAACGCTGCAGCCCGGCGACAACAGCATCTTGTTCACGGCCCCGGTACGTTTTTTTTCAGCCTCCTATAATGTCATCAATAGTCATGTCTCGAAGCCAAGTCCACCCCATGACTCATTTTCAATTTGTCTAAAGAAATCTGTAATCTCCTTGCCTCCTCTCCATTAAAACAGAATGGGGAACGCTGTCGATTAGAGGTCAAGTGTTACTTTATCCCTCCTTGTCggtttctctttttctcttccccctctctccactctcaccCTTTTCTCTAGACTGGAGAGCCGGGCTCATACACGTTACGTCAGCTGTGCGGGAGCGTGGGGAGAGTCCAGTTTGTCCAGTCTCACATCTACCCTGTGGTGCAGTACGAGGTCTACTCCCAGGAGCCTCAGCTCACCATCGAGCCCCTCTCAGGTCCGTCTGTCTggccctctgtccccctcttttGCCATAAACAGTGGATGCTAATCACTGCCTGTTGGACTGGGTCATCCTTGTCTTTTTACATTTGTGACTGTGTAACCGTGTGTATCTGTGTTTGCCCTCCAGACAACCTGTTGGCAGGCATTCCCCAGAAGGTGAAGTTCACCATAGCAACAGGCCACTACAGTGTGAAGAAGGGTGACGCACTGCAGCTTAGCAATACAGACTCCATGCCCATCCTCCACTCCAGCTGCTGCTCTGCTACCATCCTGTCCAGCACGGGAGGTCAGCCTTTCTTCCATCCACTCTGGGTCAAGGGTCAGAgaggttaaagggatagttcatccaAATGAACAAATTTTCCTCGTTACATTGAAAGTAGTCTATAGACGAGGAGAGACTGCAATCCACACCTTTTGTTTAACTAGCCAATGCTTCCAATCACTAATATTAGCCCAGGCAGGTCTGGGGGTTACCATGGAGATCAGTCCCTCGGTCCATAGGGGGAGACACCTTTAGCTTTCCATGCTGACTGCCTTTCCCTACTAATGCTGATGCTAACtattttctgttctctctctctctcgcaccctctctccatctctttgcAGAGCGCGTGGGGGAGCGTGCTCTTTCCGTCCAGTCATCGGAGAAGGTGACCAGCATTTCCcttccccccacccctccctACCACACCCTGGAGTTCCAGCTGGAGGTGCTGTGCCACATCCCCCCCACGCCCTTCAAGCCCGACATCGAGCATCTCACCAACGGCGAGGTCCGCCACCGGCCCAAGAGCCACAGCCACGCAGACAGTGGCATGATCAACATCGACCAGAAGGTTAGAAGACCGTTTGTCCTCCTAGCCTATAGAGTTAACCCCAGGACCACCTTTGTCATCTTttagggtcatgttcattaggcacccaACGGAAGACAACAGACTGAAACggagggactacctggatttgtccaatGAGTATTCCGCCTCAAAATGTTTGAAAGTGTTTTGTTACgctgtgccctaatgaacatgaccatgCCTAACAGATGTTTACAGCCCTgtgtgttctctttctctctccataggTCTCCATCGACTGTCCCTGGTCCATCTACTCCACGCTCATATCCCTAACCTTCTATGTCCCTTTCAAAGCCAAGCACTCAATACTCTCTGCTGGGAAAaggtaggacacacacactccacctgCTTTTACTGTATGGGGAAACATTTTTGTCACGCATAGTCACAGATGTGTGCAAAGAAATACAGCATGATTAAATTtgaacttttttttatttatttactgagTGATGCACGCAATGCAAATTCCAATTGCAGTATTTGAAACTTGCGTTGGGTAATATACCTTCTCGTCTACAGGATTTGAAATGCTCAAACAAAAAAATCGGCGCCCTCGGTGTCTATTCAATGACGTGTCTGCTCAGTCATTTAGTAAGGAATCTATGGTGACGTTGAGAATCTAAACATTGATCTGACTGGTCACACAGGAAGTACATACAGGTGTGTCTCCAGAACGTGTCCGACACAAACTTCCACCTGGCGGACCCGGTCCTCACAGAGCGCCAGCCCACAATCCCGGTGGAGCTGCTCTCACTCAATGCTAAAACACAACAGGTGAGTAACTGACCGTGCACACACTTCATCTGTCACTCACTCATCTGTCACTCACTCATCTGATCCTCTTTGCCTCAGACGGTGTGCTGTCAGCAGTCCGTGTTCTGCCTGTGGGAGATGCGTTGGGTCAAACACCTCCCGCTGTGCCTGCAGTGTGCATTCTCCGCCAGCTTCGCGCCCGTCTCCGCCTCGGACGCACACACATCCTTCAAACCCTACCGCTACGAGTTCCAGCTGGACCGGGTCTCTGTGCGTATACTCCAGACCCACCTCTGGGTCCCCATCATTAGGCATCACATGGAAGAAAAACACATCAGTTttttgttttccattgcaaaacgaATGAACACAGCCCTGTTCTCATCACAAACAAACGGCGTTCTGGTTGTCGAACTTCGCTCGATGTTGCTAACCGTGGACTCTGCTAACCCCTCTTCCCCAGACCCTTTACAGCTTGAAGGCCGAGATCTTGCCGCCGTCTGGCGACCAGCACTGTCGCACCGGCGCCCTCTGTGGCCTCGAGGTATCCATCACACGGCAGGCGGAGCCCAGCGAGactgaaggggaggaggaggagtctaCAGAAATAGAGGGCCTGAGGACCACCAAGCTCATGTATGAAGGTAGGAcacgggagtgtgtgtgtgtgtgtgtgtgtgtgtgtgtgtgtgtgtgtgtgtgtgtgtgtgtgtgtgtgtgtgtgtgtgtgtgtgtgtgtgtgtgtgtgtgtgtgtgtgtgtgtgtgtgtccatgtccgTTATTTACCTGTCTACCCCGGTGTGTGTTGTCTGCAGTAGTGGACAACAGCAGTAACTGGGCGGTGTGTGGCAAGAGCTCGGGGGTGGTGTCCATGCCCGTGGCTGCCAGCGCCACACACAGGGTTCAGATGGAGGTCATGCCCCTGTTCGCCGGGCACCTGCCCTTCCCCAACATCAAAGTGTTCAAGTACCTGCCCCACAGTGCCGTCCCAGCCATTCAGCCGGACACAGGTATGTAACCCACAGCTGCAGAACGGTACTTAAACTGAGTCCGTAGGCATGTCTCCCATTACTTAACAAAATGGTAGTTTATATTTTGTGCCGTCTTTGTCGACCTCTTACACGCTGTTTAGATTATTTGCTTATAGGCGTTATTACAGCATGTGTTGTACTCGGTCACATGcactcgtctccctctctctctggccgCTCACAGACAGCTGCTTAGAGAACGACACCATGTCCCTGCTGGACAAAGGTCTGGACGACCAGGGCGACACGGCCAGCATCCGTAGCCGGG
The window above is part of the Salvelinus namaycush isolate Seneca chromosome 7, SaNama_1.0, whole genome shotgun sequence genome. Proteins encoded here:
- the LOC120051242 gene encoding trafficking protein particle complex subunit 10-like, whose amino-acid sequence is METHEETPIIYTMENKPIVTCAGDQSLFTSLYTSLAQQLPKEPMEWRRSYGRAPKMIHLEANFVQFKEELLPKDGNRALLTFPFLHIYWTDCCDTEMYKASVKDDMLRWQSTLRLHGSVDWLIVVVESEAKKKNKTNILPRTSIVDKIRNDFCNKQSDRCVVLSDPLKESSRSQDSWSSFLTKLRTLLLMSFTKNLGRFEDDMRTLREKRTEPGWSFCDYFMVQEELAFVFEMLQQFEDALVQYDELDALFTQYVLNFGAGDGANWLGSFCAPVKRWSGLLLRRPIDMEKRELIQRSEASLLDLRSYLFSRQCTLLIFLQRPWEVTQRALELLHNCVQELRLLEVSVVQGALDCWVFLSCLEVLHRIEGCCDRAQLEANCSHTVGLWTYATEKLKSLGYLCGLVAEKGPTSEDLNRTVDLLAGLGEERPETVNSLQSPYKKLNEALSSVEAFEKHYLELSHAAMEMYRTIGRMRSSRLIGKSLAEFYMKKGVPERAEGFLDDSLRSYVAEGWSLQVTHTRKQMAECQKLLQQTEDYLQTSALLAGDANLTEEERRHFCQEILTFASQPPAPSDQTVALSMAAFAQLRQMQFSPPGAVVHVGAALQLELRVRCLMPVAVQVEQLAATLHFSLEQGGARGRAGSTQRRTGQGPQGQGDGVVLFPHGSPLAGAGLGAPLPPALELYEMQDRSPSDSSLNSTGVVCKNMHLLLRRHDSSASLDTPTAGALPAAVAVDDGAQMLRARDITLQPGDNSILFTAPTGEPGSYTLRQLCGSVGRVQFVQSHIYPVVQYEVYSQEPQLTIEPLSDNLLAGIPQKVKFTIATGHYSVKKGDALQLSNTDSMPILHSSCCSATILSSTGERVGERALSVQSSEKVTSISLPPTPPYHTLEFQLEVLCHIPPTPFKPDIEHLTNGEVRHRPKSHSHADSGMINIDQKVSIDCPWSIYSTLISLTFYVPFKAKHSILSAGKRKYIQVCLQNVSDTNFHLADPVLTERQPTIPVELLSLNAKTQQTVCCQQSVFCLWEMRWVKHLPLCLQCAFSASFAPVSASDAHTSFKPYRYEFQLDRVSTLYSLKAEILPPSGDQHCRTGALCGLEVSITRQAEPSETEGEEEESTEIEGLRTTKLMYEVVDNSSNWAVCGKSSGVVSMPVAASATHRVQMEVMPLFAGHLPFPNIKVFKYLPHSAVPAIQPDTDSCLENDTMSLLDKGLDDQGDTASIRSRGSVHSVGSGEQQREQQRGLPMPRLEPFSPGQVFYWSQGRQVLVLPVTDDHVMEVNVT